One segment of Niabella beijingensis DNA contains the following:
- the alaS gene encoding alanine--tRNA ligase, which translates to MMTSTEIRQAFLDFFKSKGHEIVPSAPIVVKNDPTLMFTNAGMNQFKDYFLGNKQSPFPRVADTQKCLRVSGKHNDLEEVGVDTYHHTMFEMLGNWSFGDYFKAEAIAWSWELLTEVLKIDKDRLYVSVFEGDEKEGLPYDEEAATEWKKWISEDRIIRGNKKDNFWEMGDTGPCGPCSEIHVDCRPDAERQEVDGKTLVNADHPQVIEIWNNVFMQFNRLKDGSLQPLPAKHVDTGLGFERLVRVLQQKTSNYDTDVFSGTISTVENIVGKKYDFSDSKQAVAFRVLSDHIRAIAFTIADGQLPSNTGAGYVIRRILRRAVRYYYSYLDYKQPLLNQLVPVIAGQFEQVFPELKQQEAFVAKVIKEEEESFLRTLEKGLKRMDELIGADGTAHLAPAGTTISGKDAFELYDTYGFPIDLTRLIASENNITIDEAGFEAEMQQQKARSRSATAVDTEDWQQVHEEVPVTFVGYNDLNVPTRITKYRKVKAKGKEQYQLVLQTTPFYAESGGQVGDTGVLQFEGETIQVTDTKKENDLIIQFVDKLPAAIDAEAGAVVDFVKRLNTTYNHTATHLLHAALRQVLGTHVAQKGSLVSPDILRFDVFHFSKITDEEIRQVERIVNEKIRENIPVVIKEMPKEEALKLGAMALFGEKYGNTVRVVTIDPSFSVELCGGTHVQQTGMIGMFVITSEAAVAAGVRRIEALTGPAAFRFLSEKVAEYKHVGELLKSANPLKAIEKLITDKAALEKKVERLEAKELVGIRNQLLQKDEIINQVTFVGDIVEVSTPDALKKLCGDLKTHLRDAVIVLCANIGGKAAVAVAIADTVVAAKGLDAGQIIKQQVAPLIKGGGGGQKTLATAGGQEAGNLDKVIDAVKKLL; encoded by the coding sequence ATGATGACCAGTACTGAGATCCGACAGGCTTTTTTAGACTTTTTCAAAAGTAAGGGACATGAGATCGTGCCCTCTGCTCCCATCGTGGTAAAGAATGATCCTACACTGATGTTTACCAACGCAGGTATGAACCAGTTCAAGGATTATTTCCTCGGTAACAAACAAAGCCCGTTTCCGCGGGTGGCCGATACCCAAAAATGCCTGCGGGTAAGCGGCAAGCATAACGACCTGGAAGAAGTAGGGGTGGATACCTATCACCATACCATGTTTGAAATGCTGGGCAACTGGAGCTTTGGAGATTATTTTAAGGCGGAAGCCATCGCCTGGAGCTGGGAATTACTGACAGAAGTATTAAAAATTGACAAGGACCGCCTCTATGTTTCTGTTTTCGAAGGAGACGAAAAAGAAGGGCTGCCCTATGACGAAGAGGCCGCCACCGAATGGAAGAAATGGATCAGCGAAGACCGCATCATCAGGGGAAATAAAAAAGATAATTTCTGGGAAATGGGGGATACCGGCCCTTGCGGTCCCTGCTCCGAGATCCATGTCGATTGCCGTCCGGATGCCGAACGGCAGGAGGTGGACGGAAAGACCCTGGTGAATGCAGATCACCCGCAGGTGATCGAGATCTGGAACAATGTATTCATGCAGTTCAACCGGCTGAAGGATGGCAGCCTGCAACCCCTGCCCGCCAAACATGTGGATACCGGCCTGGGCTTTGAGCGCCTGGTGCGGGTGCTGCAACAAAAAACATCCAATTATGATACCGATGTTTTTTCCGGGACCATCAGCACGGTGGAAAATATCGTGGGTAAAAAATATGATTTCAGCGACAGTAAACAGGCGGTCGCCTTCCGTGTTCTGTCCGATCATATCCGGGCCATTGCCTTTACCATTGCCGATGGCCAGCTGCCGTCCAACACCGGTGCAGGCTATGTGATCCGCCGCATCCTGCGCCGCGCCGTACGTTATTATTATTCTTACCTGGATTATAAACAGCCGCTGCTGAACCAGCTGGTGCCGGTTATCGCCGGCCAGTTTGAGCAGGTGTTCCCTGAATTAAAACAGCAGGAAGCATTTGTTGCAAAAGTGATCAAAGAGGAAGAAGAATCCTTTTTACGGACCCTTGAAAAAGGACTAAAACGGATGGATGAATTGATCGGTGCGGATGGCACGGCACATCTTGCCCCGGCAGGAACCACCATTTCCGGTAAAGATGCTTTTGAGCTGTATGATACCTACGGATTTCCCATTGATCTCACACGGCTGATCGCATCAGAAAACAACATTACGATCGACGAAGCCGGTTTTGAAGCGGAGATGCAGCAGCAAAAAGCGCGCAGCCGCTCCGCAACTGCTGTGGATACGGAAGACTGGCAGCAGGTGCACGAAGAAGTACCCGTGACATTTGTGGGCTATAATGACCTCAACGTACCAACAAGGATTACCAAATACCGCAAGGTAAAAGCAAAAGGAAAAGAACAATACCAGCTGGTGCTGCAAACCACCCCCTTCTACGCCGAAAGCGGCGGCCAGGTAGGCGATACCGGTGTATTGCAGTTTGAGGGAGAGACGATCCAGGTGACCGACACCAAAAAGGAAAATGACCTCATCATCCAGTTCGTTGATAAACTGCCGGCAGCGATCGATGCCGAAGCCGGTGCGGTGGTGGATTTTGTAAAACGCCTGAACACCACCTACAATCATACCGCCACGCATTTGCTGCATGCCGCTTTACGCCAGGTACTGGGAACCCATGTGGCACAAAAAGGTTCACTGGTTTCCCCGGACATCCTGCGCTTTGATGTTTTCCATTTTTCCAAGATCACAGATGAGGAAATCCGCCAGGTGGAGCGTATCGTTAACGAAAAAATCCGTGAGAACATTCCCGTTGTTATTAAGGAAATGCCCAAAGAAGAGGCCCTGAAACTGGGTGCCATGGCGCTTTTTGGCGAAAAATACGGCAACACCGTGCGCGTGGTGACCATTGACCCTTCCTTTTCGGTAGAACTTTGCGGGGGCACCCATGTGCAACAAACCGGTATGATCGGTATGTTTGTGATCACCTCCGAAGCCGCGGTGGCTGCAGGCGTAAGAAGAATAGAAGCCCTCACCGGTCCGGCAGCCTTCCGCTTCCTCAGCGAAAAGGTAGCTGAATACAAACATGTGGGCGAGCTTTTAAAAAGCGCCAACCCGTTAAAAGCAATTGAAAAATTAATCACCGATAAAGCCGCCCTGGAAAAGAAAGTGGAGCGGCTGGAAGCAAAAGAGCTCGTGGGCATCCGTAATCAACTCCTTCAAAAGGATGAGATCATCAACCAGGTGACTTTTGTGGGCGATATTGTGGAGGTAAGCACCCCCGACGCGTTGAAAAAACTTTGCGGAGACCTGAAAACGCATCTGCGTGATGCAGTGATCGTGCTTTGTGCCAATATCGGTGGCAAAGCTGCAGTAGCTGTTGCGATTGCCGACACCGTGGTTGCCGCAAAGGGGCTGGATGCCGGACAGATCATCAAACAACAGGTAGCGCCGCTGATCAAGGGAGGGGGTGGTGGTCAAAAAACCCTCGCCACTGCGGGCGGACAGGAAGCCGGTAACCTAGACAAGGTGATCGATGCTGTTAAAAAACTGCTCTGA
- a CDS encoding TlpA disulfide reductase family protein has product MKQLLWMAIGVVILAGCKDDHKKLFTVNGNVVNTQAKKAYLEEVPVASMQPVIVDSADIGNGTFTLKTEALEDAIYNIRLDELDFPVASVINDVPEVDLSITMGSKNPQLPEKFDVKNSPASEAMKTFMLAFNEKMIRLVNTAHKADSLRAANNLKAIKGADSSITALRQTAKQEGTALKEFTVGEIKKAVNPALSMFELGYYQSTANGQGLGLDPLDNKQVIALIDEVTKKFPNHVAVAGLKLNLQQEIQAAEDRTWIGKQAPDFTLPDVSGKPVSLNSFKGQYVLVDFWASWCRPCRAENPNIVAAFNKYKSKGFAILGVSLDDDATSWKNAIQNDKLAWTQVSDLKKWESPVVPMYKFGGIPFNVLIDPQGKIIAEGLRGIDLENKLAAIFP; this is encoded by the coding sequence ATGAAGCAGTTATTGTGGATGGCCATCGGGGTCGTTATTCTTGCAGGATGCAAGGATGATCATAAAAAACTTTTTACAGTAAACGGAAATGTCGTCAACACACAGGCAAAAAAAGCCTACCTGGAGGAAGTTCCCGTTGCCTCCATGCAACCGGTGATTGTGGATTCCGCTGATATCGGGAACGGAACCTTCACCCTGAAGACGGAAGCGCTGGAAGATGCCATTTATAATATCCGGCTGGATGAACTGGACTTCCCGGTTGCTTCGGTGATCAATGATGTCCCTGAGGTGGATCTGAGTATAACCATGGGCAGCAAAAACCCCCAGCTGCCTGAAAAATTTGACGTAAAGAATTCACCGGCAAGCGAAGCCATGAAAACCTTTATGCTGGCCTTTAATGAAAAAATGATACGGCTGGTAAATACAGCACATAAAGCCGACAGCCTGCGCGCTGCAAACAATCTGAAGGCAATAAAAGGGGCCGACAGCAGCATCACCGCTTTACGTCAAACTGCTAAACAGGAAGGAACAGCACTTAAAGAATTCACGGTAGGTGAAATCAAAAAGGCCGTGAACCCTGCGCTTTCCATGTTTGAACTGGGTTATTACCAGTCTACAGCAAACGGACAGGGACTGGGACTGGACCCGCTGGATAACAAACAGGTAATTGCACTGATCGACGAAGTGACCAAAAAATTCCCCAACCACGTTGCGGTAGCAGGATTAAAGCTCAACCTTCAGCAGGAGATACAAGCGGCAGAAGACCGCACCTGGATCGGGAAACAGGCGCCGGACTTTACCCTTCCGGACGTTTCAGGCAAACCGGTGTCCCTGAACTCCTTTAAAGGACAATATGTACTGGTGGATTTCTGGGCCAGCTGGTGCCGGCCCTGCCGCGCAGAGAACCCGAATATCGTAGCAGCTTTTAACAAGTATAAATCAAAGGGATTTGCCATCCTGGGCGTTTCACTGGATGATGATGCCACCTCCTGGAAGAATGCCATTCAAAACGATAAGCTGGCCTGGACCCAGGTGAGTGATCTAAAAAAATGGGAATCACCCGTAGTGCCGATGTACAAATTCGGGGGTATTCCCTTTAATGTGCTGATTGATCCCCAGGGAAAGATCATCGCAGAAGGATTGCGCGGCATCGATCTTGAAAACAAGCTGGCCGCGATCTTCCCCTGA
- a CDS encoding methylglyoxal synthase has product MERTLGAKKRIALVAHDHKKDELLEWAVANKKKLIQHSLFATGTTGTILEQALGLPITKLLSGPLGGDQQIGAMIAEAKLDILIFFWDPMEAQPHDPDVKALLRLSATYNLPVACNAATADFMFAASFMTTEYKALQTDYSTYLKRKLPEVNL; this is encoded by the coding sequence ATGGAACGGACTCTCGGAGCAAAGAAACGCATCGCGCTGGTAGCACATGACCATAAGAAAGATGAATTGCTGGAATGGGCGGTTGCCAATAAAAAAAAACTGATACAGCACTCGCTGTTTGCAACCGGAACAACGGGGACCATTTTGGAGCAGGCCCTGGGATTGCCGATTACGAAACTGTTGAGCGGGCCGCTGGGTGGCGATCAGCAGATCGGTGCCATGATCGCGGAAGCAAAGCTGGACATACTGATCTTTTTCTGGGATCCGATGGAAGCACAGCCCCATGACCCGGATGTAAAGGCCCTGCTGCGGCTATCGGCCACCTATAACCTTCCGGTGGCCTGCAACGCAGCCACTGCCGATTTTATGTTTGCAGCATCATTTATGACCACGGAGTACAAAGCGCTGCAAACGGACTATTCGACCTATTTGAAACGGAAATTGCCGGAAGTCAATTTGTAG
- a CDS encoding ion transporter → MSLFRLIPDRPDVVQDQNKPDEKGTFREWLYITIFQATTTAGKLFDIGLFVLILSNIALLMLESVQGISATYAGLFKILDIVFLIIFSIEYLLRLYCVRSARQYASSFYGIIDLLAILPSYMEFFYPQWHVFMIVRSFRLLRIFRIFRMVRFLDESRVLMFALIRGFRKIIVFLFFVLLLAIFMGSLMYIVEFQHNDGFHSIPQSIYWAIVTITTVGYGDVAPVTAAGKIIASFIMILGYSIIAVPTGIMSASVIYEEKRNRGKPCPHCQATGHTADAVYCKSCGQKLKE, encoded by the coding sequence ATGTCTTTATTCCGGCTCATCCCAGACAGACCCGATGTAGTACAGGATCAGAATAAACCTGATGAAAAAGGTACTTTCCGGGAATGGCTGTACATCACGATCTTCCAGGCCACCACTACGGCGGGCAAGCTGTTCGATATTGGCCTGTTCGTTCTGATCCTTTCCAATATTGCCTTACTCATGCTGGAAAGCGTGCAGGGCATTTCTGCAACATATGCCGGTCTGTTCAAAATACTTGATATTGTTTTTCTCATTATTTTTTCCATTGAATACCTGCTGCGTCTTTATTGCGTACGTTCTGCCAGGCAGTATGCCTCCAGTTTTTACGGGATCATCGACCTGCTGGCCATCCTGCCCTCCTATATGGAATTCTTCTATCCGCAGTGGCATGTGTTCATGATCGTGCGGAGCTTCCGGTTGCTGCGCATTTTCAGAATTTTCCGTATGGTGCGGTTCCTGGATGAGAGCCGGGTGCTGATGTTCGCCCTGATCAGGGGATTCCGGAAAATTATCGTATTCCTTTTCTTTGTATTGCTGCTGGCTATTTTTATGGGCTCGCTGATGTACATCGTGGAATTCCAGCACAATGACGGGTTTCATTCTATTCCCCAAAGTATTTACTGGGCCATTGTTACCATTACCACCGTGGGTTATGGGGATGTTGCCCCGGTTACTGCGGCCGGTAAGATCATTGCCTCCTTCATCATGATCCTGGGTTATTCCATTATTGCAGTACCTACCGGGATCATGTCGGCTTCGGTTATTTACGAGGAAAAAAGGAACCGGGGTAAGCCCTGTCCGCATTGCCAGGCCACCGGTCATACCGCCGATGCGGTGTACTGTAAAAGCTGCGGTCAAAAATTAAAGGAATGA
- the gatB gene encoding Asp-tRNA(Asn)/Glu-tRNA(Gln) amidotransferase subunit GatB: MRIFADLNNFIRHMERSEKYEIVIGLEVHAQLLTESKLFCGDSIAFGADPNTHVSPVTLAHPGSLPKMNRKAIEFAVKLGLACHCEIEQKNYFARKNYFYPDLPKGYQISQHTTPICKNGHVTIKTSAGTKDVRLNRIHMEEDAGKSIHDVDPYNTAVDYNRAGTPLVEIVTEPDLRSSEEAFAYVTELRKLVRYLEVCDGNMEEGSMRCDANISVRLKGAEKLGTKVEVKNLNSIRNVKRAIDFEAERLIGLLEEGATIRQQTRSFDAGNGTTFAIRDKEDAEDYRYFPDPDLPPFDLKDAFIEDIRRSIPALPAERIQQYITAYQLPEYDAQVITEERDTADYFEAILQHTENYKAAANWMLGPVKTWLNENNEPIEAFPLKPAQVADLIQCVNNGKVSFSIASTRLFQLLLAHPEEQPLALAEKNNLIQQSDAADLEPVIDAVLEKLAPKVAEYKKGKKGLLALFVGEVMKQTKGKADPKKTNAILLEKLS; the protein is encoded by the coding sequence TTGCGTATCTTCGCGGACCTGAACAACTTTATACGGCACATGGAACGGAGTGAAAAATATGAAATTGTGATCGGCCTGGAGGTACATGCCCAGCTGTTGACAGAGAGCAAGCTTTTTTGTGGCGACAGCATCGCATTCGGAGCCGACCCCAATACCCATGTAAGTCCGGTTACACTGGCCCACCCCGGAAGCCTCCCAAAAATGAACCGGAAGGCCATTGAGTTTGCGGTAAAACTGGGGCTGGCCTGCCATTGTGAGATTGAGCAGAAAAATTATTTTGCCCGCAAAAATTATTTTTATCCCGACCTTCCCAAAGGATACCAGATCTCCCAGCATACAACGCCCATTTGCAAAAATGGTCATGTCACCATTAAAACATCCGCCGGCACAAAGGACGTCCGCCTGAACCGGATCCATATGGAAGAGGATGCGGGAAAAAGCATTCATGATGTAGACCCCTATAATACAGCGGTGGATTATAACCGTGCAGGTACGCCCCTGGTAGAGATCGTAACCGAACCGGATCTGCGCAGCAGCGAAGAAGCCTTTGCTTATGTAACCGAATTGCGCAAACTGGTCCGCTACCTGGAGGTTTGCGATGGCAATATGGAGGAAGGCAGTATGCGCTGCGATGCCAATATTTCGGTTCGCCTTAAAGGAGCTGAAAAACTGGGAACCAAGGTAGAGGTAAAAAACCTCAATTCCATCCGGAATGTAAAACGTGCCATTGATTTTGAAGCTGAACGCCTGATCGGTTTACTGGAAGAAGGCGCAACCATCCGCCAGCAGACCCGGAGCTTTGATGCAGGAAACGGCACTACCTTTGCCATACGCGATAAAGAAGATGCCGAAGATTACCGGTACTTCCCGGACCCGGATCTCCCCCCTTTCGATCTGAAAGATGCATTCATCGAGGACATCCGCCGGTCCATCCCGGCCTTACCCGCTGAACGCATTCAACAATATATTACCGCCTATCAGCTGCCGGAATATGATGCCCAGGTGATCACCGAAGAACGGGACACTGCCGATTATTTTGAGGCGATATTACAGCACACAGAAAACTATAAAGCAGCAGCCAACTGGATGCTGGGGCCTGTTAAAACCTGGTTGAATGAAAACAATGAGCCCATCGAGGCATTTCCGTTAAAACCCGCTCAGGTAGCAGATCTGATCCAGTGTGTGAACAATGGTAAAGTGAGCTTTTCCATTGCCTCCACCCGGCTTTTCCAGCTGCTGCTAGCACACCCGGAAGAACAGCCCCTGGCACTCGCGGAAAAGAATAACCTGATCCAGCAATCCGATGCCGCAGACCTGGAACCGGTCATTGATGCGGTACTCGAAAAGCTGGCACCCAAGGTGGCGGAATATAAAAAAGGTAAAAAAGGCCTGCTGGCATTGTTTGTAGGTGAAGTCATGAAGCAAACAAAGGGCAAGGCAGATCCAAAAAAGACCAATGCCATTTTACTGGAAAAACTCAGCTGA
- a CDS encoding PDZ domain-containing protein, protein MKPYYVLFALLMPALGFAQNRNQNKEAEQIIITKKGATDGRMNIVVDGDNITVNGKPVDTDKDADITVKRKKIKDLDVYNEDGQFGRGRSFNILGDNGLQKFQAPNKAMLGVVTQKTEEGVTVVNVSEESPADKAGLKEGDVITTVDDKKIGAPDELSAAIKDKDPGDKVSIAYKRDNKSYTTQATLTKWKAPEGMGFNQGGGNFYSAPNIDFDDLMRQLPNQGNGNRNFRFYGTPGQEFGSSPKIGIRIQDLEKGDGVKVLDVDKDSDASKAGLKSGDIIQEINGQAVNSTDQASRMIRGSRKASLDFKINRNGKSQTLTLTQSARIKTADL, encoded by the coding sequence ATGAAGCCGTATTATGTACTCTTTGCACTGCTGATGCCCGCCCTGGGCTTTGCGCAGAACCGTAACCAGAACAAGGAAGCAGAACAAATCATTATCACAAAAAAAGGAGCGACCGATGGCAGGATGAACATCGTAGTGGATGGCGACAATATTACCGTGAACGGCAAGCCGGTAGATACAGACAAGGATGCTGACATCACTGTAAAAAGAAAAAAGATCAAAGACCTGGATGTGTACAATGAGGACGGGCAGTTTGGCCGGGGTCGCTCTTTTAATATTCTGGGAGACAACGGATTACAAAAGTTTCAGGCACCCAACAAGGCTATGCTGGGGGTAGTGACCCAGAAAACGGAGGAGGGTGTCACTGTTGTGAATGTCAGTGAAGAAAGCCCGGCGGATAAGGCCGGACTGAAGGAAGGTGATGTCATTACCACTGTGGATGACAAAAAGATCGGTGCCCCGGATGAGCTTTCCGCAGCGATAAAGGATAAAGACCCGGGTGATAAGGTGTCGATCGCCTACAAAAGGGATAATAAAAGTTATACCACCCAGGCCACCCTTACCAAATGGAAGGCCCCGGAAGGCATGGGTTTTAACCAGGGAGGCGGCAATTTTTATTCCGCACCGAATATTGATTTTGACGATCTGATGCGCCAGCTGCCCAACCAGGGGAACGGGAACCGCAATTTCAGGTTCTATGGTACTCCCGGCCAGGAATTTGGCAGCAGCCCTAAGATCGGTATCCGCATCCAGGACCTTGAAAAAGGCGATGGTGTAAAAGTGCTTGATGTGGATAAAGATTCCGATGCCTCAAAGGCCGGATTGAAAAGCGGGGATATCATCCAGGAGATCAACGGCCAGGCAGTAAACAGTACCGACCAGGCTTCCCGTATGATCCGCGGCAGCAGAAAGGCTTCCCTCGACTTTAAGATCAACCGGAACGGAAAGAGCCAGACCCTTACCCTTACCCAGTCTGCCCGGATAAAAACCGCAGATTTATAA